A region from the Chloroflexia bacterium SDU3-3 genome encodes:
- a CDS encoding KTSC domain-containing protein produces the protein MTVSSSNLASVGYDPTTQTLEICFHSGACYQYFHVPQHVYDGLMGAGSHGTYFDAVNLTKMLG, from the coding sequence ATTACGGTGTCATCGTCGAATCTCGCGTCGGTCGGCTACGATCCTACGACCCAGACTCTGGAGATCTGCTTCCATAGCGGGGCGTGCTACCAATATTTCCACGTGCCGCAGCATGTCTACGATGGGCTGATGGGCGCGGGATCGCATGGGACGTATTTTGATGCTGTCAATCTAACCAAGATGCTGGGATAA
- a CDS encoding YjzC family protein — protein MAPPGEKPQRPGEYGERGPRGGQVPNPRTVTIEPEDNPLPPTQKPGRTWEREGPPDKKK, from the coding sequence ATGGCACCGCCTGGCGAGAAGCCGCAGCGGCCCGGCGAGTATGGCGAACGCGGCCCGCGCGGCGGGCAGGTTCCCAACCCACGGACGGTGACGATTGAGCCTGAGGATAACCCGCTTCCGCCGACCCAGAAGCCTGGGCGGACATGGGAGCGTGAGGGGCCGCCGGACAAGAAGAAGTAG
- a CDS encoding helix-turn-helix transcriptional regulator yields MTESDTLRLYLITLRSRQNISQDKVADTIGMARRTYKAWELGETKDIKVPWAVRAIKFLGGSLEHLGILDTVSEEEGEKLALDWLALPPDQRNPLPEQNHHDSAKLTHVIERLRADAQHDPSVLDMVIAYLDGRRSSRPTP; encoded by the coding sequence ATGACCGAATCAGACACACTACGCCTATATCTCATCACTCTGCGATCACGGCAAAACATCAGTCAAGATAAAGTGGCTGATACTATAGGTATGGCTCGCCGTACCTATAAAGCCTGGGAGCTTGGAGAAACCAAGGACATCAAAGTTCCGTGGGCAGTACGTGCGATTAAGTTTCTTGGGGGTTCGCTCGAACATCTTGGAATACTTGATACTGTTTCTGAGGAAGAGGGAGAGAAACTTGCCCTTGATTGGCTTGCACTCCCTCCCGATCAACGAAATCCCCTGCCTGAGCAAAACCACCATGATTCGGCAAAACTCACCCATGTGATTGAGCGGCTTCGAGCGGATGCTCAACATGACCCTTCAGTCCTTGATATGGTCATCGCCTATCTTGATGGCCGACGAAGTTCACGACCTACACCCTGA
- a CDS encoding helix-turn-helix transcriptional regulator: MSELANRLRKIQEQGMSLRDLEEKSRIDGTIMASKSAIREVINDPSRKPRITTLLGIAKALDLPLWQVIAMAGYDLGLPEESQTWTELQALAQRDNDARLLLDLLLKASEEDRKAVLNYLRVRSPA; this comes from the coding sequence GTGTCCGAACTGGCAAATCGCTTGCGCAAGATACAAGAACAGGGTATGAGCCTCCGTGACCTTGAAGAAAAGTCGCGTATCGATGGCACTATTATGGCAAGTAAAAGTGCTATTCGTGAGGTGATCAATGACCCATCTCGCAAACCACGTATCACTACGCTGCTCGGCATTGCCAAGGCGCTTGACCTCCCGCTTTGGCAAGTCATTGCCATGGCAGGATATGATCTTGGCCTTCCTGAAGAAAGTCAAACATGGACTGAGCTTCAGGCGCTCGCACAACGAGATAACGATGCACGCCTTCTTCTTGATCTTCTCTTAAAGGCATCCGAAGAAGACCGAAAAGCTGTTTTGAACTATCTTCGGGTTCGGTCTCCAGCATAG
- a CDS encoding DUF3732 domain-containing protein, translated as MGFTTMTMQIKTIAIYGTNKEIRTIKFNIGAVNIITGQSRTGKSALIDIVDYCLGRSSFNVFEGVNRKTIAWYAVVFQINEGQILLAKPSPTGAAKSQSSVYMQEGVNIVLPNINELKANTNDEAVKSHISRILGISENKTEPNENRTTSAFEATLDHAKYYLFQEQGLITNRKLLFYRQNEVMISQHIKDTMPYFLGAVQEERILLVQQLRDARKKLSLAQRRFNEASSIISKRFTQAQTLLMEAQAVGIIDNVENINQSQDLFTKLRIADSWTPQTIIVEKDNALIEAQAKLRQAENAFSIKQREIREIENYIYHAQGYHNEANQQALRLQSIGLLHENKDIDITICPICSSQLNNPPPSISAMNDALNQLQKNLNSVSREEPRLQQHLAKLRSELEERRVDIQENRSIVNTLVNQFDLSRQIQDINIRAAIVKGRINHYLENISMTDDESALRQSLDDATRRVEELELQLNLDEVQDLKESILRLISTQMTQWAEDLHLEHAGNPYRFDDKHLTVIADTPERPIVMERMGSAENWLGCHLIALLALHQHFIRRNRPVPNFIFLDQPSQVYFPSRESYNALDGETNNLEGSGADVFAVRRMFKFLFDLTKSLTPSLQIIITEHANLPDEEFQRALIEEPWHGGKALIPASWLD; from the coding sequence ATGGGGTTTACAACCATGACAATGCAAATTAAAACTATTGCTATTTATGGTACAAATAAAGAAATACGTACCATAAAATTTAATATTGGCGCAGTAAACATAATTACAGGGCAATCTCGCACGGGCAAGTCCGCATTAATAGATATTGTCGACTATTGTCTTGGACGCTCATCTTTTAATGTATTTGAAGGAGTAAATCGTAAGACTATCGCATGGTATGCTGTTGTATTTCAGATAAATGAAGGTCAAATCCTGTTAGCAAAGCCCTCTCCGACTGGCGCTGCAAAAAGTCAAAGCAGCGTATATATGCAAGAAGGTGTCAATATTGTACTTCCTAATATAAATGAACTTAAAGCAAACACTAATGATGAAGCCGTAAAATCGCATATATCGCGAATTCTTGGCATTTCCGAAAATAAAACAGAACCGAACGAAAATCGAACAACTTCAGCATTTGAAGCAACTCTTGACCATGCTAAGTATTACCTTTTCCAAGAACAAGGACTAATTACGAACCGAAAGCTTTTATTCTATCGACAGAATGAAGTAATGATAAGCCAGCATATCAAAGATACAATGCCTTATTTCCTTGGTGCAGTTCAGGAAGAACGCATTCTATTGGTACAACAGCTAAGAGATGCTCGCAAGAAACTCTCTCTTGCCCAACGTCGGTTTAATGAGGCTTCATCAATAATAAGTAAGCGATTCACCCAAGCTCAAACTCTATTAATGGAAGCTCAAGCAGTAGGTATTATAGATAATGTAGAAAACATAAATCAGTCCCAGGATTTATTTACTAAATTGCGTATTGCGGATTCTTGGACTCCTCAAACAATCATTGTTGAAAAAGATAACGCACTCATCGAAGCCCAAGCTAAACTTCGACAAGCAGAAAATGCGTTTTCTATTAAACAGCGTGAAATACGGGAAATCGAAAACTATATTTATCATGCACAAGGCTACCATAATGAGGCTAATCAACAAGCTTTAAGACTTCAATCTATTGGACTACTCCACGAAAATAAGGATATTGATATTACAATCTGTCCGATCTGTAGTTCACAATTAAATAACCCACCACCTTCTATTTCTGCAATGAATGATGCACTCAATCAACTTCAGAAAAATCTCAACAGTGTAAGTCGCGAAGAACCAAGACTTCAGCAACATCTTGCAAAACTTCGTAGTGAGCTAGAAGAGCGCCGTGTAGATATACAAGAGAATCGTTCCATAGTTAATACTCTTGTTAATCAATTTGATCTTTCTCGGCAAATACAAGATATAAATATTCGCGCAGCTATTGTTAAAGGCCGCATTAATCACTATTTAGAAAATATATCGATGACTGATGACGAATCGGCGCTAAGACAATCTCTAGATGATGCTACTCGACGAGTCGAAGAGCTTGAATTACAACTTAACTTAGACGAAGTGCAAGACCTAAAAGAATCTATCCTTCGCCTCATATCAACCCAGATGACTCAATGGGCAGAGGATCTTCACCTAGAGCATGCTGGAAATCCATATCGTTTTGATGATAAACATCTTACAGTAATTGCAGACACACCTGAAAGACCCATAGTAATGGAACGTATGGGCAGTGCTGAAAATTGGCTTGGGTGTCATCTGATAGCATTACTTGCGTTACATCAGCACTTTATACGTCGTAACCGCCCGGTTCCAAATTTCATTTTCCTTGATCAACCATCTCAAGTTTATTTTCCTTCCAGAGAATCATACAATGCTCTTGATGGAGAAACTAACAATCTGGAGGGATCCGGAGCAGATGTCTTTGCAGTACGAAGAATGTTTAAGTTCTTATTCGATTTAACAAAATCACTAACTCCCAGTCTTCAAATCATCATTACTGAACATGCTAATCTACCTGATGAAGAATTCCAAAGAGCACTCATAGAAGAACCTTGGCACGGAGGGAAAGCCCTTATCCCAGCATCTTGGTTAGATTGA
- a CDS encoding helix-turn-helix transcriptional regulator — translation MVAAGIYIRTLSEAQKLSRAEVAHRSGTHESQIVRIEAGEQDSHDRIRHTTPISHHSAITAKHQSR, via the coding sequence ATAGTAGCTGCTGGCATCTATATCCGGACACTGAGTGAAGCTCAGAAGTTGAGTCGAGCTGAAGTTGCGCACCGATCGGGAACACACGAATCCCAGATTGTTCGCATTGAAGCTGGGGAACAAGACTCCCATGACCGAATCAGACACACTACGCCTATATCTCATCACTCTGCGATCACGGCAAAACATCAGTCAAGATAA